Sequence from the Acidobacteriota bacterium genome:
ACGCCATTGTCCAGGGCGTCGACAAGGTGGTGCCGGTCGACGTGTTCGTGCCCGGCTGTCCCCCACGGCCGGAAGCGTTGCTGTACGGGATCATCTCGCTGCAACGGAAGATTGACCAACAGCGGGCGTTCGAGTACCCCCGCGGATAGTCGTCAGGTCCATGGATTCACGCGCCATTGTCGCTGCCCTGGAGACTCTTGTGCCCGGCGCCCGCGTCGAGGCCGTCGCCGCCATCGATCAGCCGACCGTGCTGGTGGGCGCCGAATCGCTGGTCGCCGTGTGCACAGCGTTGCGCGACGCGCCGGAATTCCGCTTCGCCGCCCTGGTCGACATCGTCGGCGTCGACATGATGCCGAGAGTGCCGAGATTCGACGTCAACTACAGCCTCGTGGCCACCACCGTGGTCGCGAGACTGCGCGTCAAAGTGCAAGTGGACGGCGAGACCCCCAGGCTCCCAACGGTGGTGGGCGTCTGGCCAGCCGCTGGATTCCTGGAGCGCGAGGTCTGGGACCTGCTGGGCGTGACGTTTGACGGACACCCTGACCTGCGGCGGTTGCTGACGCCGGACGACTGGACAGGGCATCCGCTCCGCAAGGACTATCCGGTGCAGATCGACGCTCCCGTCAAGGTGCACGAGCCGCTGCAGATGACCGAGGAGCAGTTCCGCGCCAACATCCGGAACGACCGGCAGACTCGAAAGGGCGGGGCATGACGGCCAGCGAGTTCGCCGAGGTCGTCTCGCGGACGCTCACTGCGGCCGTCCGGCTGCATGAGCAGGCCCGGACCTCGTCTGTCGACGCGACCGTGGCGGCCACTGTGGCGATCGTGGCGTCGCTTCGCAGCGGCGGGAAGATCCTCGTGTGCGGCAACGGAGGCAGCGC
This genomic interval carries:
- a CDS encoding NADH-quinone oxidoreductase subunit C — encoded protein: MDSRAIVAALETLVPGARVEAVAAIDQPTVLVGAESLVAVCTALRDAPEFRFAALVDIVGVDMMPRVPRFDVNYSLVATTVVARLRVKVQVDGETPRLPTVVGVWPAAGFLEREVWDLLGVTFDGHPDLRRLLTPDDWTGHPLRKDYPVQIDAPVKVHEPLQMTEEQFRANIRNDRQTRKGGA